Proteins encoded in a region of the Halosimplex halophilum genome:
- a CDS encoding rubrerythrin family protein: protein MDPQEFVETVREEAATPLSRLGSSKALYADTEGEMDDDAVLGAAADRAHFAAERFDAWADEESGDVSELFADAAATERDHAEAAAGERGEYEPGESPAVVAHLGTVTGTAERLAAFVGWALAAGNNADQIVGYFVGQASPRTASTFRSFGDDYDEYVERASDLLADEADDPDEAVAAATAAIEADYEDYFETLESLGVNPKPVC, encoded by the coding sequence ATGGATCCACAGGAGTTCGTCGAGACGGTCCGCGAGGAGGCGGCGACGCCGCTGTCGCGGCTCGGGTCGTCGAAGGCGCTGTACGCGGACACCGAGGGCGAGATGGACGACGACGCGGTGCTGGGGGCCGCGGCCGACCGCGCGCACTTCGCGGCGGAGCGCTTCGACGCCTGGGCCGACGAGGAATCGGGCGACGTGAGCGAGCTGTTCGCCGACGCCGCGGCGACCGAACGCGACCACGCCGAGGCCGCGGCCGGCGAGCGCGGCGAGTACGAACCCGGCGAGTCTCCGGCGGTCGTCGCCCACCTCGGGACCGTCACCGGGACCGCCGAGCGGCTGGCCGCGTTCGTCGGCTGGGCGCTCGCGGCGGGCAACAACGCCGACCAGATCGTCGGCTACTTCGTCGGCCAGGCCAGCCCGCGGACGGCGAGCACGTTCCGCTCGTTCGGCGACGACTACGACGAGTACGTCGAGCGGGCGAGCGACCTGCTCGCCGACGAGGCCGACGACCCCGACGAGGCGGTCGCCGCGGCCACCGCCGCCATCGAGGCCGACTACGAGGACTACTTCGAGACGCTGGAGTCCCTGGGCGTCAACCCGAAGCCCGTCTGTTAG